One genomic segment of Vicia villosa cultivar HV-30 ecotype Madison, WI unplaced genomic scaffold, Vvil1.0 ctg.000148F_1_1, whole genome shotgun sequence includes these proteins:
- the LOC131624667 gene encoding uncharacterized mitochondrial protein AtMg00810-like has product MVDTTLFCKTFNANILIVQIYVDDIIFGSANPSVFKEFSKMMQAECEMSMMGELKFFLGIQIDQRPEATYIHQSKYTKELLKKFNMLDCKVAKTPMHPTCIMEKEEVSGKVCQKLHRGMIGALLYLTTSRPDILSNVHLCARFQFDLRESHLTVIKRILRYLKGTTNLGLVYEKTSEYTLSGFCDADYAGDRIERKSISGNCQFQGSNLISWSSKRQSTIYLSTVEA; this is encoded by the coding sequence ATGGTTGACACCACACTTTTCTGTAAAACCTTCAACGCTAACATCCTTAtagttcaaatatatgttgatgatattatttttggttctGCTAATCCCTCTGTTTTCAAGGAATTTTCTAAGATGATGCAGGCTGAAtgtgaaatgagcatgatgggagaactgaaATTCTTTCTGGGAATTCAAATTGACCAAAGACCAGAAGCGACTTACATTCATCAGAGCAAGTACACGAAGGAACTTCTGAAAAAGTTCAACATGCTTGACTGCAAGGTAGctaaaactccaatgcatccgACATGCATTATGGAGAAAGAAGAGGTAAGTGGAAAGGTATGTCAGAAGCTACATCGTGGTATGATAGGcgctcttctatatctaactacttctagacctgatattttatccAATGTTCAtttatgtgcaagattccaatttgatctgagagaatctcatttaactgttaTTAAGAGGATTCTGAGGTATTTGAAAGGAACAACTAACCTTGGCCTGGTGTATGAGAAAACATCAGAGTATACTCTTTCCGGGTTTTGTGATGCagattatgctggagatagaattgaaaggaaaagtatttCTGGAAACTGTCAATTTCAAGGAAGCAATCTGATCTCATGGTCAAGCAAGAGACAATCAACAATTTATCTTTCAACAGTAGAAGCATAA